A genomic region of Tamandua tetradactyla isolate mTamTet1 chromosome 2, mTamTet1.pri, whole genome shotgun sequence contains the following coding sequences:
- the RBBP4 gene encoding histone-binding protein RBBP4 isoform X1, with translation MADKEAAFDDAVEERVINEEYKIWKKNTPFLYDLVMTHALEWPSLTAQWLPDVTRPEGKDFSIHRLVLGTHTSDEQNHLVIASVQLPNDDAQFDASHYDSEKGEFGGFGSVSGKIEIEIKINHEGEVNRARYMPQNPCIIATKTPSSDVLVFDYTKHPSKPDPSGECNPDLRLRGHQKEGYGLSWNPNLSGHLLSASDDHTICLWDISAVPKEGKVVDAKTIFTGHTAVVEDVSWHLLHESLFGSVADDQKLMIWDTRSNNTSKPSHSVDAHTAEVNCLSFNPYSEFILATGSADKTVALWDLRNLKLKLHSFESHKDEIFQVQWSPHNETILASSGTDRRLNVWDLSKIGEEQSPEDAEDGPPELLFIHGGHTAKISDFSWNPNEPWVICSVSEDNIMQVWQMAENIYNDEDPEGSVDPEGQGS, from the exons ATGGCCGACAAGGAAG CAGCCTTCGATGACGCAGTGGAAGAACGTGTGATCAATGAGGAgtacaaaatatggaaaaagaacacTCCTTTTCTTTATGATTTGGTCATGACCCATGCTCTGGAGTGGCCCAGCCTCACTGCACAGTGGCTTCCAGATGTAACCAG ACCAGAAGGAAAAGATTTCAGCATTCATCGACTTGTCCTCGGGACACACACATCGGATGAACAGAACCATCTTGTAATAGCCAGTGTGCAGCTCCCTAATGATGATGCTCAGTTTGATGCATCACACTATGACAGTGAGAAAGGAG AATTTGGAGGTTTTGGCTCAGTTAGTggaaaaattgaaatagaaatcAAGATTAACCATGAAGGAGAAGTGAACAGGGCCCGTTATATGCCGCAGAACCCTTGCATCATTGCAACAAAAACACCATCCAGTGATGTTCTTGTTTTTGACTACACGAAACATCCTTCTAAACCAG ACCCTTCTGGAGAGTGCAACCCAGACTTGCGTCTTCGTGGACATCAGAAGGAAGGCTATGGGCTTTCTTGGAACCCAAATCTTAGTGGGCACTTACTTAGTGCTTCAGATGACCAT ACCATCTGCTTATGGGATATCAGTGCCGTTCCAAAGGAAGGAAAAGTGGTGGATGCTAAGACCATCTTTACTGGGCACACAGCTGTAGTAGAAGATGTTTCCTGGCATCTGCTTCATGAGTCTCTGTTTGGATCAGTTGCTGATGATCAGAAACTTATGAT CTGGGATACTCGTTCAAACAATACTTCCAAACCAAGCCACTCAGTTGATGCTCACACTGCTGAAGTGAACTGCCTTTCTTTCAATCCTTATAGTGAGTTCATTCTTGCCACAGGATCAGCTGACAAG ACTGTTGCCTTGTGGGATCTGAGAAATCTGAAACTCAAGTTGCATTCCTTTGAATCACATAAGGATGAGATATTCCAG GTTCAGTGGTCACCTCATAATGAAACTATTTTGGCTTCCAGTGGTACTGATCGTCGACTGAATGTCTGGGATTTAAG TAAAATTGGAGAGGAACAATCTCCAGAAGATGCAGAAGATGGGCCACCAGAATTGTTG tttATTCATGGTGGTCACACTGCCAAGATATCTGATTTCTCCTGGAATCCCAATGAACCTTGGGTGATTTGTTCTGTATCAGAAGACAATATCATGCAAGTGTGGCAGATG GCAGAGAACATTTATAATGATGAAGACCCTGAAGGAAGTGTGGATCCAGAAGGACAAGGATCCTAG
- the RBBP4 gene encoding histone-binding protein RBBP4 isoform X2 yields MADKEAFDDAVEERVINEEYKIWKKNTPFLYDLVMTHALEWPSLTAQWLPDVTRPEGKDFSIHRLVLGTHTSDEQNHLVIASVQLPNDDAQFDASHYDSEKGEFGGFGSVSGKIEIEIKINHEGEVNRARYMPQNPCIIATKTPSSDVLVFDYTKHPSKPDPSGECNPDLRLRGHQKEGYGLSWNPNLSGHLLSASDDHTICLWDISAVPKEGKVVDAKTIFTGHTAVVEDVSWHLLHESLFGSVADDQKLMIWDTRSNNTSKPSHSVDAHTAEVNCLSFNPYSEFILATGSADKTVALWDLRNLKLKLHSFESHKDEIFQVQWSPHNETILASSGTDRRLNVWDLSKIGEEQSPEDAEDGPPELLFIHGGHTAKISDFSWNPNEPWVICSVSEDNIMQVWQMAENIYNDEDPEGSVDPEGQGS; encoded by the exons ATGGCCGACAAGGAAG CCTTCGATGACGCAGTGGAAGAACGTGTGATCAATGAGGAgtacaaaatatggaaaaagaacacTCCTTTTCTTTATGATTTGGTCATGACCCATGCTCTGGAGTGGCCCAGCCTCACTGCACAGTGGCTTCCAGATGTAACCAG ACCAGAAGGAAAAGATTTCAGCATTCATCGACTTGTCCTCGGGACACACACATCGGATGAACAGAACCATCTTGTAATAGCCAGTGTGCAGCTCCCTAATGATGATGCTCAGTTTGATGCATCACACTATGACAGTGAGAAAGGAG AATTTGGAGGTTTTGGCTCAGTTAGTggaaaaattgaaatagaaatcAAGATTAACCATGAAGGAGAAGTGAACAGGGCCCGTTATATGCCGCAGAACCCTTGCATCATTGCAACAAAAACACCATCCAGTGATGTTCTTGTTTTTGACTACACGAAACATCCTTCTAAACCAG ACCCTTCTGGAGAGTGCAACCCAGACTTGCGTCTTCGTGGACATCAGAAGGAAGGCTATGGGCTTTCTTGGAACCCAAATCTTAGTGGGCACTTACTTAGTGCTTCAGATGACCAT ACCATCTGCTTATGGGATATCAGTGCCGTTCCAAAGGAAGGAAAAGTGGTGGATGCTAAGACCATCTTTACTGGGCACACAGCTGTAGTAGAAGATGTTTCCTGGCATCTGCTTCATGAGTCTCTGTTTGGATCAGTTGCTGATGATCAGAAACTTATGAT CTGGGATACTCGTTCAAACAATACTTCCAAACCAAGCCACTCAGTTGATGCTCACACTGCTGAAGTGAACTGCCTTTCTTTCAATCCTTATAGTGAGTTCATTCTTGCCACAGGATCAGCTGACAAG ACTGTTGCCTTGTGGGATCTGAGAAATCTGAAACTCAAGTTGCATTCCTTTGAATCACATAAGGATGAGATATTCCAG GTTCAGTGGTCACCTCATAATGAAACTATTTTGGCTTCCAGTGGTACTGATCGTCGACTGAATGTCTGGGATTTAAG TAAAATTGGAGAGGAACAATCTCCAGAAGATGCAGAAGATGGGCCACCAGAATTGTTG tttATTCATGGTGGTCACACTGCCAAGATATCTGATTTCTCCTGGAATCCCAATGAACCTTGGGTGATTTGTTCTGTATCAGAAGACAATATCATGCAAGTGTGGCAGATG GCAGAGAACATTTATAATGATGAAGACCCTGAAGGAAGTGTGGATCCAGAAGGACAAGGATCCTAG
- the RBBP4 gene encoding histone-binding protein RBBP4 isoform X3 produces the protein MTHALEWPSLTAQWLPDVTRPEGKDFSIHRLVLGTHTSDEQNHLVIASVQLPNDDAQFDASHYDSEKGEFGGFGSVSGKIEIEIKINHEGEVNRARYMPQNPCIIATKTPSSDVLVFDYTKHPSKPDPSGECNPDLRLRGHQKEGYGLSWNPNLSGHLLSASDDHTICLWDISAVPKEGKVVDAKTIFTGHTAVVEDVSWHLLHESLFGSVADDQKLMIWDTRSNNTSKPSHSVDAHTAEVNCLSFNPYSEFILATGSADKTVALWDLRNLKLKLHSFESHKDEIFQVQWSPHNETILASSGTDRRLNVWDLSKIGEEQSPEDAEDGPPELLFIHGGHTAKISDFSWNPNEPWVICSVSEDNIMQVWQMAENIYNDEDPEGSVDPEGQGS, from the exons ATGACCCATGCTCTGGAGTGGCCCAGCCTCACTGCACAGTGGCTTCCAGATGTAACCAG ACCAGAAGGAAAAGATTTCAGCATTCATCGACTTGTCCTCGGGACACACACATCGGATGAACAGAACCATCTTGTAATAGCCAGTGTGCAGCTCCCTAATGATGATGCTCAGTTTGATGCATCACACTATGACAGTGAGAAAGGAG AATTTGGAGGTTTTGGCTCAGTTAGTggaaaaattgaaatagaaatcAAGATTAACCATGAAGGAGAAGTGAACAGGGCCCGTTATATGCCGCAGAACCCTTGCATCATTGCAACAAAAACACCATCCAGTGATGTTCTTGTTTTTGACTACACGAAACATCCTTCTAAACCAG ACCCTTCTGGAGAGTGCAACCCAGACTTGCGTCTTCGTGGACATCAGAAGGAAGGCTATGGGCTTTCTTGGAACCCAAATCTTAGTGGGCACTTACTTAGTGCTTCAGATGACCAT ACCATCTGCTTATGGGATATCAGTGCCGTTCCAAAGGAAGGAAAAGTGGTGGATGCTAAGACCATCTTTACTGGGCACACAGCTGTAGTAGAAGATGTTTCCTGGCATCTGCTTCATGAGTCTCTGTTTGGATCAGTTGCTGATGATCAGAAACTTATGAT CTGGGATACTCGTTCAAACAATACTTCCAAACCAAGCCACTCAGTTGATGCTCACACTGCTGAAGTGAACTGCCTTTCTTTCAATCCTTATAGTGAGTTCATTCTTGCCACAGGATCAGCTGACAAG ACTGTTGCCTTGTGGGATCTGAGAAATCTGAAACTCAAGTTGCATTCCTTTGAATCACATAAGGATGAGATATTCCAG GTTCAGTGGTCACCTCATAATGAAACTATTTTGGCTTCCAGTGGTACTGATCGTCGACTGAATGTCTGGGATTTAAG TAAAATTGGAGAGGAACAATCTCCAGAAGATGCAGAAGATGGGCCACCAGAATTGTTG tttATTCATGGTGGTCACACTGCCAAGATATCTGATTTCTCCTGGAATCCCAATGAACCTTGGGTGATTTGTTCTGTATCAGAAGACAATATCATGCAAGTGTGGCAGATG GCAGAGAACATTTATAATGATGAAGACCCTGAAGGAAGTGTGGATCCAGAAGGACAAGGATCCTAG